A genomic segment from Enoplosus armatus isolate fEnoArm2 chromosome 12, fEnoArm2.hap1, whole genome shotgun sequence encodes:
- the LOC139294128 gene encoding guanine nucleotide-binding protein G(I)/G(S)/G(O) subunit gamma-4, translating into MCVCVGWSQPGILQIGKPLAYFRSTMKDGIANNSTASISQARKAVEQLKMEACMDRIKVSKAAADLMAYCDAHIREDPLIMPVPASENPFREKKFFCTIL; encoded by the exons atgtgtgtgtgtgttgggtggagTCAACCCGGAATTCTCCAAATTGGAAAACCATTGGCATATTTCAG GAGCACCATGAAGGACGGTATCGCCAACAACAGCACGGCCAGCATCTCCCAAGCCAGGAAAGCTGTGGAGCAGCTGAAGATGGAGGCCTGCATGGATAGAATAAAG GTATCCAAAGCAGCTGCAGACCTGATGGCGTACTGCGACGCCCACATACGCGAGGACCCCCTCATCATGCCCGTCCCCGCCTCCGAGAACCCTTTCCGGGAGAAGAAGTTCTTCTGCACCATCCTCTGA